The bacterium genome window below encodes:
- a CDS encoding ferredoxin family protein, with protein MAFVITDKCLGERYASCMQVCPVYCIYPGELDGRPFAVIDPKLCIDCGACVPECPMEAFVETPKEDPEYAQINAQYAPLWKGNPAPPVRPASDPPRKGNVY; from the coding sequence GTGGCCTTTGTCATTACCGATAAATGTCTGGGCGAGCGCTATGCCTCGTGCATGCAGGTCTGCCCGGTCTACTGTATTTACCCCGGCGAACTCGACGGCCGACCGTTTGCCGTGATTGATCCCAAGCTCTGCATTGACTGTGGAGCGTGCGTGCCCGAGTGTCCGATGGAAGCCTTCGTCGAAACTCCCAAAGAGGATCCCGAGTACGCCCAGATCAACGCCCAATACGCACCGCTTTGGAAAGGAAATCCCGCCCCACCCGTTCGCCCCGCGTCCGATCCGCCGCGAAAAGGCAATGTGTACTGA